A segment of the Deltaproteobacteria bacterium genome:
ATCGCTACATGGCGCACATGACGCCCGCGCTGCTCGCCCGCGGCTCGCACCCGATCCTCGGCGGTGATGCGGCCGCGCACGCGATCGAGGTGTGGGGTCTGCCCGATGCGGAGCGTTGGTCGATGGCGGGCGTCGTCCGCTATCGCAGCCGGCGCGACATGATCGAGATCGCGACGCAGCCGGAGTTTCGCGACGCCCACGTCTACAAGCGCGCGGCGATGGAGAAGACCGTCGCGGTGCCGATCGCGCCCTACTTCGTCGCGGGCGGGCCGCGCCTCGCGGTCGCGCTCGCGCTCGTTGCGGGCGCGGCGCTCGCACACGCCGCGCTCGCGCGGCGGGGCGCCCAGTGACGCTCGCACGACGCATCGCACCGCTCGTGATGGGCGCGGTCACGAGCTCGCGCACGCGCGACGTGCGGCGGGCGATCGCGCGGATCTCGCGCCGCATTCGCGGGCGCGCCCGCGAGGTGCACTACTTCCACCAAGCCGGCGATCCCTACAGCCACCTCGCCGCGCAGACGCTGCGCTCGCTCACGGAGCGCTACGAGATCGCGCTCGTGCCGCACCTCGTGGCGCCGCCGAGCGACGCGGCGGCGCCCGAGCGCGCGCTGCTCGAAGCCTTCGCGCGCCGCGACGCCGCCGACGTCGCGCGTGGCTACTGGCTCGCGTTCCCCGCGAATGCAGGCGCGCCCTCGATGGACGCGCTCGCGCGCGCGCAGCGCTTGCTCGCGCACGCGATCGCGCGCGGCGGCTTCGTGGGCAATGCGGCGGCGATCGGCGCGGCGCTGTGGAACGCCGACGAGGCCGCGCTCTTGCGCTTGGGCAGCGAGCTCGGCGAAGCCAGCGAGGCGGACACGGCGGCTGCGCTCGCCGCGGGCACGGCGCTGCGCGAACGCCTCGGGCACTACCTCGGCGCGATGTTCTTCCATGAGGGCGAGTGGTACTGGGGCGTGGACCGCCTGCATCACCTCGAGCGCCGCTTGCGCGACGAAGGCGCGGTGCGGGCCGCGGCGCAGGGCGCCTTCATCGCGCCGCGCCCCGCGCCGAAGCGCGGCCCGGTCAGTAACAACCCCGGCGTCACGCTGGAGTTCTTCCTCTCGCTGCGCAGCCCTTACACCTACGCCGTGACCGAGCGCGTCTACGCGCTCGCGCGGCACTACGGCATCGAGCTCGCGCTGAAGCCCGTGCTCCCGATGGTCATGCGCGGGCTGCCGGTGCCAGCGGAGAAGCGGATGTACATCCTGCTCGACACGAAGCGCGAGGCCGAGGACGCCGGCGTCCCGTTCGGGCGCATCTGCGACCCCGTCGGGCGCCCCGTCGAGCGCTGCTTTTCCCTCTACCCGTGGGCGCGCGAGCACGGGCGCGCGGCGGAGTTGTTACTGGAGTTCATGCGCGCCGCGTGGTCGCAGGGCGTCGACACCGGAAGCGACGCCGGGCTTCGCCTCGCCGCCCTGCGCGCGGGGCTCGATTGGCGCGAGGCGCAGCAGCACGTCGACCGCGACGAGAGCTGGCGCACGGAGCTCGAAGCGAATCGCGAGGAGATGTTCGCGATCGGCCTCTGGGGCGTGCCGAGCTTCCGCGTGCGCGGCGGCGGCGCTCCGGACTACTCGACCTGGGGGCAAGACCGGCTGTGGCGCGTGGAAGAGGAAATCTGCGCGCGCGCCCCGAACCGCTGAGCCCGCGAACTCAGCGCGCCCACTTCGTGCCGGGCGGCGTGTCGCACGGCCCGCCGATGCGCTCGAGCGTGACGACGCGGTCGCCGAGATCGGGGCGGTGCCACACGAGATGCCCGTCCGCGTCGAGCTTGCGCGTGATCGCGATCGGGATGCGCGGCGGACGCAGCACGAACGCGCCGTCCTCGAAGCTCGCGATCGCCGTGATCGGCGTTCTGAAGTCGAGTGCGGAGACGTCGTGCACCGCGTTCGCTTCGGTTCCGTCCGCGCGCGCGTCCGCGATCGTGCCTCCGCCCATGTCGACGATGCGGTTTCCGCACTGCTCGATGCGCTCGACGTAGTCGTAGATGCGATCACCGGCCGGCACCCGCGTCCGCTCGCGCGCGACACCGAGCGCGTCCAACAACACGAACTTCGCGATGGCGAGCGGACGCCAGCCGGGAGCCTCGACTTGCTCTGCGCGAAGCGTCTTCCACAACCCGCGCAGGTCGGGAGCGCCGGGCGTCAGCGGCTCCGTGCAGGCAGCGAGCACCGGCGCCGGGAACTTCGCGCCGTAGCCGCCCGGCGGAGAGTGCGCGACGGGGATGTCGGCTGCGTTCACCTCCCGAACGAGCGACGGCTGTGGGCACTGCGGCTTCGGCTCCGCCCGTGCTTCGACAGCGAGAGCGAGCAGCAAGGCAACGCGCGCCGCGGACGCGCGCGTCACTGCGCCTCCGTCTTGCCGTGCGACTCACGCAGCGAGAGCCACAGCGCGAGCGCGACGACGGGGACGCCGTAGAGCGCGCCGAACTTTCCGGGCGCGTCGACGCTGAGCGGCTTCCACACCCATAACAACCATGCGCCCGCGACCTGCTTCGCGAGCAGAAACGCGAGCAGCGTCGGAACCCAGCGCCGATAGCGCGTGACCACGCCGAGCTCGATCACGCCCCACGCGATCTGGTCCAGGCCGATCGAGGCGAGGAAGCTGATCGTCGGCGCCGCGTTGTGCGTGAGGTCGATCCCGGCGATGCGGCTCGCGCCCGAGTCCTGCCAGAACACGTGCACCCAGCCGCGGAAGGCGTTGATCGCGATCTGGAGCCACAAGAACCCAATCGCGAGCGGAGAGCCGCGGTACTCGTTGTCGGGCGGCGGCAGAATGCGCATGCGCGATCAGGCCGGCGTGCGCGCGATGAAGTCGAGCGTGATCCGCGCAAGCTCTTCGCCCGCGTCTTCCTGCACGAAGTGCCCCGCGCCCGCGATGATCGTGTGCGGCTGGCCCTTCGCACCGGGCACTTCGGCTTGGAAGCGCGCGTCGCCGCCCTTCGTCACCGGATCGCTGTCGCTGAACGCGGTGAGGAACGGCTTCGCGAAGCGCCCGAGCGCCTCCCACGCGCGCCGGTTGTCAGGAATCGCAGTGTCGTCGGGCAGGATCGGCACCAGCGTGGGGAAGCGGCGCGCGCCGGCGACGTAACGCTCGTCGGGAAACGGCGCGTCGTACGCCGCCGCTTCAGCGGGCGCGAGCTTCGGGCACATCGCGCGCAGGACGTTGCCCGGCGTGAACGCGGGCGACTCGGCGCAGTGCTTCTGCCAGTGCATGAAGGGCGGCGCAGCGCCGGGCTTCGTCGCGGCAAAGCCCCGCGCGACCTCGAGCATCGTCTTCGGCACCGGCAGCTGCGCGTAGAGCGCGCGCAGCGGCACTGCGGCGGCGTCGGGGATGCCGCGCGCGTCGGGCAGGCCCGTGTTCGACGTAACGACCCGCGCGAAGCGTTCGGGCAACTCGGCCACGAGGCGCAGCCCGATGAGTCCGCCCCAGTCTTGGCAGACGAGCGTGATGCCGCGCAGATCGAGCGCGAGGGTGAACGCGCGCATCCACGCGACGTGGCGCGCGTACGAGTAGTCCGCAGTGCGCGTGGGCTTGTCCGAGCGCCCGAAGCCGACGAGATCCGGCGCGATCACGCGATGACCCGCCGCGGCGAAAAGCGGGATCAGCTTGCGATAGAGGTACGACCAGGTCGGCTGGCCGTGCAGGCACAGGACCGGCGCCGCCGCGCGCGGGCCTTCGTCGACGTAGTGCACGCGCAGCGTGCCGCCCTCGCCGTCGGCG
Coding sequences within it:
- a CDS encoding DsbA family protein yields the protein MTLARRIAPLVMGAVTSSRTRDVRRAIARISRRIRGRAREVHYFHQAGDPYSHLAAQTLRSLTERYEIALVPHLVAPPSDAAAPERALLEAFARRDAADVARGYWLAFPANAGAPSMDALARAQRLLAHAIARGGFVGNAAAIGAALWNADEAALLRLGSELGEASEADTAAALAAGTALRERLGHYLGAMFFHEGEWYWGVDRLHHLERRLRDEGAVRAAAQGAFIAPRPAPKRGPVSNNPGVTLEFFLSLRSPYTYAVTERVYALARHYGIELALKPVLPMVMRGLPVPAEKRMYILLDTKREAEDAGVPFGRICDPVGRPVERCFSLYPWAREHGRAAELLLEFMRAAWSQGVDTGSDAGLRLAALRAGLDWREAQQHVDRDESWRTELEANREEMFAIGLWGVPSFRVRGGGAPDYSTWGQDRLWRVEEEICARAPNR
- a CDS encoding haloalkane dehalogenase; the encoded protein is MDFVRTPDARFESLPAWPYAPRYVSVADGEGGTLRVHYVDEGPRAAAPVLCLHGQPTWSYLYRKLIPLFAAAGHRVIAPDLVGFGRSDKPTRTADYSYARHVAWMRAFTLALDLRGITLVCQDWGGLIGLRLVAELPERFARVVTSNTGLPDARGIPDAAAVPLRALYAQLPVPKTMLEVARGFAATKPGAAPPFMHWQKHCAESPAFTPGNVLRAMCPKLAPAEAAAYDAPFPDERYVAGARRFPTLVPILPDDTAIPDNRRAWEALGRFAKPFLTAFSDSDPVTKGGDARFQAEVPGAKGQPHTIIAGAGHFVQEDAGEELARITLDFIARTPA